One genomic region from Leptospira tipperaryensis encodes:
- a CDS encoding sterol desaturase family protein: MQGSILDLAVPLFLVLIGIEVFYSYVSGKKVYRWNDTVADLSTGILFSLTGILVTIVSLWVYEKFRIFCSLQTLFGVSEIPLDSPVWWDHVGIHWNFKNLAGWIFVFLAVDFVYYWFHRATHEINFLWACHVTHHSSEEFNLSVALRQSSFQRIFEYTFNLTIAFCGVPWQAFLLAHGILKIYQFWVHTRLIGKLGFLEEILVTPAHHRVHHGRDPKYIDKNHGGILIFWDRIFGSFAREEEEPIYGLTKPVTTFDPVYTNLHVYEEIGELMGKAKSWKDKILILLKAPGWRPASIGPSLLPTPIDRQRYAKFDPVISKQRKITGVIEFFFWTFLSLLALRFFKSGNVPIWKLFPVILFLIYGFHHTSKVLDGSPVNRVSLGILAFGVLILSWILFLL; the protein is encoded by the coding sequence ATGCAAGGATCCATCCTCGATTTAGCGGTACCCCTTTTTCTCGTCCTCATCGGAATCGAAGTTTTTTATTCTTATGTTTCCGGAAAAAAAGTCTATCGATGGAACGATACGGTTGCGGATTTAAGCACGGGGATTCTATTTTCCCTAACTGGGATTCTCGTTACGATCGTTTCCCTTTGGGTCTATGAGAAGTTTAGAATATTCTGTTCTTTGCAGACATTATTCGGAGTTTCGGAGATTCCTCTTGATTCGCCAGTTTGGTGGGATCACGTCGGAATTCATTGGAATTTTAAGAATCTCGCGGGATGGATTTTTGTCTTTCTTGCTGTCGACTTTGTTTACTATTGGTTTCATCGGGCTACCCACGAAATCAATTTTCTCTGGGCCTGCCACGTTACTCACCATTCGAGTGAAGAATTCAATCTTTCCGTGGCGCTCAGACAATCCAGTTTTCAGAGGATCTTTGAATACACGTTTAATCTTACGATCGCTTTTTGCGGGGTTCCCTGGCAGGCGTTTCTTTTGGCTCACGGAATTCTAAAAATCTATCAGTTCTGGGTTCATACACGTTTGATTGGGAAGCTCGGATTTTTGGAAGAAATTCTTGTAACTCCCGCGCATCATCGGGTGCATCACGGAAGAGATCCGAAATACATCGATAAAAATCACGGTGGAATTTTGATCTTCTGGGACAGAATTTTTGGATCTTTCGCGAGAGAGGAAGAGGAGCCGATCTACGGGCTCACAAAACCGGTGACCACATTCGATCCGGTTTATACCAATCTTCACGTCTACGAAGAGATCGGAGAGTTGATGGGAAAAGCAAAAAGTTGGAAGGATAAGATCCTCATTCTTCTGAAAGCTCCGGGCTGGCGGCCTGCGAGCATCGGTCCCTCTCTGCTTCCTACTCCTATCGATCGTCAACGTTATGCGAAATTTGACCCCGTGATTTCCAAACAAAGAAAGATTACCGGCGTGATCGAATTCTTTTTTTGGACTTTCTTGTCTCTTCTGGCTCTGCGTTTTTTTAAATCCGGGAACGTTCCCATCTGGAAACTTTTTCCGGTGATTCTCTTTCTGATCTACGGCTTTCATCATACTTCCAAGGTCTTGGACGGAAGTCCGGTGAATCGAGTTTCTCTGGGAATTCTCGCATTTGGCGTTTTGATTCTTTCCTGGATTCTTTTTTTACTCTGA
- a CDS encoding M3 family metallopeptidase codes for MLPEFKADQPELTKNVILQKIKSIREELPKLLEKKERTYDSVIRPLNNLVQEMQIEFTILSHLNSVKNSKEIQTLYTEVLPEITAFYSDLGQNEELNRAYQEILKKEESTLTGPQKKVLKDAIIQFKLSGIGLPEETKKRIQEISIKLSDLDNQFSQNLLDATNAYELILDKKEDVEGIAESDLNSAKTEDGKYRFTLQMPSYIAYMTYGPNRSIRETLYKAYTTKAPQNGKLIESILALRDELAKLLGYPNYVELSLATKVADSGATVLKFLRDLAVEAKPIAQKEFDDLSEFAKTLGISSLQAYDTAFASEKLMKERFDFDEEQTRPYFEKEKVVLGTFQFLQQLLGLEFKKTSAKVWEEKVKVYDLYKNGILLSRLYLDLEARKDKQGGAWMHNWYSRNRISGEEILPTAFVVCNFPVSTESSPSLLKHSDVVTFFHEMGHALHHLCTRIEEPPVSGINGVEWDAVEFPSQFLENFATEASVLKIFGKHHITGETIPDSIIAKLKETKNFLSAMGIVRQLEFSLFDILIHQKSHTEEEVHSILQEVRKEVSVVIPPSYNRFQNGFSHIFSGGYAAGYYSYKWAEVMSADAFFAFVEKGVFDPELSSAYFREILEKGGSENAMILFKRFLGREPKVSSLLKLYGLKAA; via the coding sequence ATGTTACCCGAATTCAAAGCAGACCAACCCGAACTTACAAAAAACGTCATCCTTCAAAAAATCAAATCGATCCGAGAGGAACTTCCGAAACTCCTCGAAAAAAAAGAAAGGACCTATGACTCCGTCATTCGCCCTTTGAACAATCTCGTTCAAGAGATGCAGATCGAATTTACGATTCTCTCTCATCTCAATAGCGTCAAAAATTCAAAAGAGATCCAGACTCTCTATACCGAAGTCCTTCCGGAAATCACAGCTTTTTATTCCGACCTCGGACAAAACGAAGAACTCAATCGCGCCTATCAGGAAATTCTAAAGAAAGAAGAATCCACTTTAACCGGTCCCCAAAAAAAAGTTTTGAAAGACGCGATCATACAATTCAAGTTGAGCGGGATCGGACTTCCGGAAGAAACCAAAAAAAGAATCCAGGAAATTTCCATCAAACTGAGCGACCTCGACAATCAATTCTCTCAGAATCTCTTGGATGCGACTAACGCCTACGAGTTGATCCTGGATAAAAAAGAGGACGTGGAAGGAATTGCGGAATCGGATTTGAATTCCGCAAAGACCGAAGACGGGAAGTATCGATTTACACTTCAGATGCCGAGTTACATCGCTTATATGACCTATGGTCCTAATCGCTCCATTCGAGAAACGTTATATAAGGCTTACACGACCAAGGCTCCGCAGAATGGAAAACTCATCGAATCGATCCTCGCGCTCCGAGACGAACTCGCAAAACTCCTCGGTTATCCGAACTACGTGGAACTTTCTCTCGCGACAAAAGTTGCCGATTCCGGGGCGACGGTTCTCAAGTTTTTACGAGATCTCGCGGTCGAGGCCAAACCGATCGCGCAAAAAGAATTCGACGATCTTTCTGAATTTGCAAAGACGTTAGGAATCTCTTCGCTCCAAGCCTATGACACCGCTTTTGCGAGCGAAAAACTTATGAAAGAACGATTCGATTTTGACGAAGAACAGACTCGTCCTTATTTTGAAAAAGAAAAAGTAGTTTTGGGAACATTCCAATTCTTGCAACAACTCTTAGGTCTTGAGTTTAAAAAAACTTCTGCAAAAGTCTGGGAAGAAAAAGTGAAAGTCTATGATCTCTATAAAAACGGGATTCTTCTTTCTCGTTTGTATCTGGATCTCGAAGCGCGCAAAGACAAACAGGGCGGGGCCTGGATGCACAACTGGTATTCGAGGAATCGAATTTCCGGTGAGGAGATTCTTCCGACCGCATTCGTAGTTTGTAATTTTCCGGTTTCCACGGAAAGTTCTCCTTCTCTTTTGAAACACAGCGACGTGGTCACTTTTTTTCACGAGATGGGTCACGCTCTGCATCACCTCTGCACCCGGATCGAAGAACCTCCGGTCAGCGGAATCAACGGCGTGGAATGGGACGCAGTGGAATTTCCTTCTCAGTTTCTGGAGAATTTTGCGACCGAGGCTTCTGTCCTAAAGATATTCGGAAAACATCATATAACGGGGGAAACGATTCCGGATTCTATCATTGCGAAACTCAAAGAAACAAAAAACTTTCTCTCCGCGATGGGAATTGTCAGACAACTCGAGTTTTCTCTTTTCGATATTTTGATTCATCAAAAAAGTCATACCGAAGAGGAAGTGCATTCGATTCTTCAAGAAGTAAGAAAGGAAGTGAGCGTTGTCATTCCTCCTTCTTACAATCGTTTTCAAAACGGATTCTCCCATATTTTCTCGGGCGGTTATGCGGCCGGTTATTACAGTTACAAATGGGCCGAGGTGATGAGCGCGGACGCCTTCTTTGCGTTTGTCGAGAAGGGTGTTTTTGATCCGGAGCTGAGTAGCGCGTATTTTAGAGAAATTTTAGAGAAGGGCGGAAGTGAGAACGCGATGATTCTTTTTAAGAGATTTTTAGGAAGAGAACCCAAGGTAAGCTCTCTTCTCAAACTCTACGGTCTCAAAGCGGCTTAA
- a CDS encoding LIC_11366 family protein, whose amino-acid sequence MRATSKIFGISFRVLFFFPFSVALWFSLSPLEAQSSYPKTKEYSNKPQIELESEEKLFWELGLRAGFGYKGEDRLNSYLRGFTDTYDPRVLSKTKLDPPKYVAQGEIFLRRKISAESKVGFIGGYREWQKFGLKQISSEPFYTDLSFKLSNPYFLLMYWQEWNYKRWTFEGGLGVGMSQVYWDSTGYGTSGKEYFKQEGSLTGTGIEFRAEGAVSRKITDSTSLQLGLALSWINIPSLTGNFNGETASFYLREDGRVTPLTESTNQTAIFATHQFSRKLEFQALTTTLFFGVAQKF is encoded by the coding sequence ATGAGGGCTACCAGCAAAATTTTCGGGATCTCATTCCGTGTTCTATTTTTTTTCCCTTTCAGCGTCGCCCTCTGGTTCTCCCTGTCTCCTTTGGAGGCTCAGTCTTCTTATCCGAAAACAAAGGAATATTCCAACAAGCCGCAGATCGAGTTGGAAAGCGAAGAAAAGCTCTTCTGGGAACTCGGACTCAGGGCCGGTTTCGGTTACAAGGGAGAAGACAGACTCAATTCTTATCTGAGAGGGTTTACGGATACTTATGATCCAAGGGTTCTTTCGAAAACAAAACTCGATCCGCCGAAATACGTAGCCCAAGGAGAGATCTTTTTAAGAAGAAAGATCAGCGCCGAAAGTAAGGTCGGCTTTATCGGTGGTTATCGGGAATGGCAAAAATTCGGCCTGAAACAAATTTCCTCCGAGCCCTTTTATACTGACCTCAGTTTCAAACTCTCCAACCCTTATTTTCTTTTGATGTATTGGCAGGAATGGAATTACAAACGTTGGACCTTCGAAGGAGGTCTTGGCGTCGGTATGTCTCAGGTCTATTGGGATTCAACCGGGTATGGAACTTCGGGAAAAGAATATTTTAAACAGGAAGGTTCCCTGACCGGGACCGGAATCGAATTTCGCGCGGAAGGTGCCGTGAGCCGGAAAATCACAGACTCTACGAGTCTCCAACTCGGACTCGCGCTTTCTTGGATCAACATTCCTTCTCTTACCGGTAACTTCAACGGGGAGACGGCGAGTTTTTATTTGAGAGAGGACGGACGCGTCACACCCCTTACGGAATCCACGAATCAAACCGCCATCTTCGCGACTCATCAATTTTCGAGGAAGCTCGAGTTCCAGGCTTTGACGACGACCTTGTTTTTCGGAGTTGCCCAGAAGTTTTAG
- a CDS encoding glutathione S-transferase family protein, whose translation MIKLHGASLSNYVNKVKLGILEKGLEFEQIRIAPSQEEKFLVISPMGKIPVLEVDGKFVFESGAILEFLDTLFPQEPRLIPNDPWEAARVREITAMIETYLDIPARRVYISSSRGREVQQTLLDEVHPILMKGVKALQRVVRFSPYIAGNSFTMADCSAFANLTVIDEELRKFYPDNHPLDSFRGWKEYVEFMKTKEGPAIIEKEKERLRKILARAKVKVE comes from the coding sequence ATGATCAAACTTCACGGCGCGAGCCTCAGCAATTATGTAAATAAAGTAAAACTTGGAATTTTGGAAAAAGGATTGGAATTCGAACAGATTCGAATCGCACCTTCTCAAGAAGAGAAGTTTTTAGTGATCAGTCCGATGGGAAAAATTCCGGTCCTCGAAGTGGACGGAAAGTTCGTCTTCGAATCGGGGGCCATCTTAGAATTCTTAGATACCCTCTTTCCGCAAGAACCCAGACTCATACCGAACGATCCTTGGGAAGCCGCGCGTGTAAGAGAGATCACGGCGATGATCGAAACCTACTTGGACATACCCGCGCGGAGGGTTTACATTTCTTCTTCGAGAGGAAGGGAAGTCCAACAAACGCTCTTAGACGAAGTTCATCCTATTTTAATGAAAGGTGTAAAGGCTCTTCAGAGAGTCGTTCGATTCTCTCCTTACATCGCGGGAAACAGTTTTACAATGGCTGATTGTTCTGCGTTTGCCAATCTAACTGTGATCGACGAAGAGCTCAGAAAATTTTATCCGGACAATCATCCTTTGGATTCGTTTCGAGGCTGGAAAGAATACGTCGAGTTTATGAAAACAAAGGAAGGCCCGGCGATCATAGAAAAGGAAAAAGAGAGACTGAGAAAAATTCTAGCAAGGGCAAAAGTCAAAGTGGAATAA
- a CDS encoding SDR family NAD(P)-dependent oxidoreductase — translation MAKTAIITGGTVGIGYELSKLIAADGYNLILVARNEKTLKSVKKEIEGAYKVKVETLSVDLADPKAPKKIFDFAKKSKAIVEVLVNNAGFGTSGRFDRTDLKKELAMIQVNVTALTELTHLFLQGMVERKTGKILNVASTAAFQPGPNMANYYATKAYVLSLSEGIYEDVRKDGVTVTTLCPGPTKTEFFERAEITKSRLLNNPMAPIMSAKDVAEIGYNALKKGRPVVVAGVLNKILAQSVRITPRFIIRKIAKILNQNG, via the coding sequence ATGGCAAAAACGGCAATTATCACTGGCGGAACCGTAGGAATCGGTTATGAGTTGAGTAAACTCATCGCGGCGGACGGATACAATTTGATTCTCGTTGCGAGAAACGAAAAAACACTGAAGTCCGTAAAAAAAGAAATCGAAGGCGCATACAAAGTAAAAGTGGAAACTCTTTCCGTGGATCTCGCGGATCCAAAAGCTCCGAAAAAGATTTTTGATTTCGCAAAAAAATCGAAAGCGATCGTAGAGGTCTTGGTAAACAACGCGGGCTTTGGAACAAGCGGAAGATTCGATCGTACGGATCTAAAAAAAGAACTCGCGATGATCCAGGTCAACGTGACCGCTCTTACGGAACTCACTCATCTTTTTCTTCAAGGAATGGTGGAAAGAAAAACCGGAAAGATTCTGAACGTAGCATCTACCGCGGCCTTTCAACCCGGACCGAACATGGCGAATTATTATGCGACCAAGGCCTATGTCCTTTCCCTTTCGGAAGGAATCTACGAAGATGTTCGCAAGGACGGAGTTACGGTGACAACTCTTTGTCCGGGACCGACCAAGACCGAATTTTTTGAAAGGGCGGAGATCACAAAATCGAGACTACTCAACAATCCGATGGCCCCGATCATGAGTGCGAAAGACGTAGCCGAAATCGGATACAACGCCCTCAAAAAAGGAAGGCCTGTCGTTGTCGCCGGAGTCTTGAATAAAATTTTAGCTCAGAGCGTAAGAATCACTCCTCGATTTATCATTCGTAAGATCGCAAAAATCTTAAATCAAAACGGATAA
- a CDS encoding MaoC family dehydratase, translating into MTKVPNKPFAELAPGTPVTKDQVKRNIYGRYLEEFTEGEIFEHPREITIDRAFAQEFATTFMDANPLFLSAAYAQAHGFQDMLVSSLQVFNIALSLGVQNDSEKALANLGYYNVQFLKPVYPGDTLSAKTKILKVDDKGPDKPGIVSVRTICLNQKKELVLQYERKIMIYQSNGKPKGTPKPVVKEAFFPETDAPVIELPSLKFPTEFKSSTWSDTYFENFKPGQIFIHQNGRTITDEHFPWTYRVGNTHPLHYDKLYSAGISGPMGGEPVVYGGLVFAWLCGMASRDITENMIWDLGFTEGYHTQPSFSGDTVTVITRVLSVEDRGNDFGIPSGAVHLQIIGLKNIKANDAFDKFGEDLFLKENDKKKLGKEKLAEKIFEIERKILVKKKG; encoded by the coding sequence ATGACTAAAGTTCCAAACAAACCCTTTGCAGAACTTGCACCCGGGACGCCTGTTACCAAGGATCAGGTAAAACGGAATATTTACGGAAGATATCTGGAAGAATTTACCGAAGGCGAAATTTTCGAACACCCAAGAGAAATTACGATCGATCGCGCTTTCGCTCAAGAATTTGCAACTACCTTTATGGATGCAAACCCGCTCTTCCTCTCCGCGGCTTATGCGCAGGCTCACGGATTTCAGGATATGCTAGTATCCTCTCTTCAAGTTTTTAATATCGCGCTCTCTCTCGGAGTTCAAAACGATTCCGAAAAAGCCCTCGCAAATCTCGGTTACTACAACGTACAATTTTTAAAACCCGTTTATCCGGGAGATACTCTTTCCGCTAAAACAAAAATTCTCAAAGTAGACGACAAAGGTCCGGACAAACCGGGGATTGTAAGCGTTCGCACTATCTGCTTAAATCAAAAGAAAGAATTGGTTCTTCAATACGAAAGAAAGATCATGATCTATCAATCGAACGGAAAACCGAAAGGAACTCCAAAACCGGTCGTCAAAGAAGCTTTTTTTCCGGAAACGGACGCGCCTGTGATCGAACTTCCTTCGTTAAAATTTCCAACCGAATTCAAATCCTCTACTTGGTCAGATACATACTTTGAGAATTTCAAACCGGGACAAATCTTTATCCACCAAAACGGAAGAACGATTACCGATGAACACTTTCCTTGGACTTACAGAGTCGGAAACACTCATCCACTTCACTACGACAAACTTTATTCTGCGGGAATCTCAGGTCCTATGGGTGGAGAACCCGTCGTCTACGGAGGACTCGTCTTTGCTTGGTTATGCGGAATGGCTTCCAGAGATATCACCGAAAACATGATCTGGGACCTCGGCTTTACCGAAGGATATCATACACAACCTTCTTTCAGCGGCGATACGGTAACCGTAATCACGAGAGTTCTTTCCGTGGAAGACAGAGGAAATGATTTTGGAATTCCTTCGGGCGCGGTTCACCTTCAGATCATCGGTCTGAAAAACATCAAGGCGAACGACGCGTTTGATAAATTCGGAGAAGATCTATTCTTAAAAGAGAACGATAAGAAAAAACTCGGAAAAGAAAAACTCGCCGAAAAGATTTTCGAAATCGAAAGAAAAATCTTAGTTAAGAAAAAAGGTTAA
- the lsa23 gene encoding surface adhesion protein Lsa23 produces the protein MFFQQILRFTFILFWIFNCSIGKNELPSFAGTPECKLEELPIFVQPENDIVDGNPLEVVYCSARETPSGKRIELSLVFQDERHPALWKDFVYRIYRKFRYGRSKDIESLRLQFSQTGEWTAIHLKNVYAGEQVFASDPVEHFDSILKPGSVELEEKRPVLYVNTWNHMFSEKNRNPSLSPKKLKNYEIRFGTREDLDGFYGGK, from the coding sequence ATGTTCTTTCAACAAATTCTTAGATTCACTTTTATTCTTTTCTGGATTTTCAATTGTAGTATCGGAAAAAACGAGCTTCCCAGTTTTGCAGGAACCCCCGAATGCAAGTTAGAAGAACTTCCGATCTTCGTACAACCGGAGAATGATATCGTCGATGGAAACCCTCTGGAAGTAGTCTATTGTTCCGCGAGAGAAACTCCTTCCGGAAAAAGAATCGAACTGAGTCTTGTATTTCAGGACGAAAGACATCCAGCTCTTTGGAAAGATTTTGTTTATAGAATCTATAGAAAATTTCGTTACGGAAGATCAAAGGACATCGAAAGTCTGCGTCTTCAATTTTCCCAAACGGGAGAATGGACCGCGATCCATCTCAAAAACGTCTACGCGGGAGAACAAGTCTTTGCTTCCGATCCTGTGGAACATTTTGATTCCATTCTTAAACCCGGATCGGTTGAGCTCGAAGAAAAAAGGCCGGTGCTCTATGTGAATACATGGAATCACATGTTCTCGGAAAAAAACCGCAACCCTTCTCTCTCTCCAAAAAAACTGAAAAACTATGAAATTCGTTTCGGAACCAGGGAAGATCTCGACGGATTCTACGGCGGAAAATAA
- a CDS encoding 7TM diverse intracellular signaling domain-containing protein yields the protein MFVRKIQLFAAIFFFGLVSFPAFAIDLVQLDDSSVGREESLEYFVDESGSLSFSQIRTLAESGKFTISNISSLGYTNASVWVRIRQENSSNVPIRWIVEYQFPNVDLVEYYDEKKGEFPFYRAGDSIPFTVRPVQNRTPAFPSVGLPHSKKDIFLKIQSTSRIQIAFRYYGALGYYKKVIYEQLLFGLFFGSMLILVFYNLLLFVYTKEKNYFFFSIYILGFSFFQFVLEGFGFQVLWPNAVVWTRQSIPFFFLICLSLMCLFVNVYLNLKNRSQSSYRFFKTSQILFLILAFVSLWIPTRFSIFFGLVLSCVCVILLFINGVRSIFWNQGSAFYFLLAWGILGGGAILSLLLQNGWIPTWSFRFWILELVSIFHVVLMGLGLADRVKVLSRVLSSKIDELESTKLVAEHSEKRFRNLFEESEEFLFTMDTDGKIRNANKSLGRLLGFDPEEVIGWDFLDLIYVQNGVETSFPKILAQEKIDELLRKGKSSEFAVEFRQKYVLEPRQIRVRLQLLDLGEKKGILGKAYELNEDILAKFIVSESMHFTLNNYLRNADLLSRLLTVNLSSFVGTEIVIAIRTCIREIIINSIEHGNLAISFDEKTEALSKGRYLEFIQERQKEPFYNYRTVKVSYSLNARRIGFLITDEGEGFDYKKILNLDIEKLNETSLTHGRGIVMTRRVFDIVKFNEKGNKVLLIKYLKKPLRYKRERTSFDV from the coding sequence ATGTTTGTTAGAAAAATTCAACTTTTTGCCGCGATTTTCTTTTTCGGTTTGGTTTCGTTTCCGGCTTTCGCGATCGACCTGGTGCAGCTCGACGATTCCTCGGTTGGAAGAGAAGAGTCTCTCGAATACTTTGTGGACGAGAGCGGATCTTTGAGTTTTTCTCAGATTCGAACTTTGGCGGAGAGCGGAAAATTCACGATTTCTAATATTAGTTCATTGGGATATACGAATGCCTCGGTTTGGGTTCGGATTCGTCAGGAGAATTCTTCCAACGTTCCGATTCGGTGGATTGTGGAATATCAGTTCCCGAACGTAGATCTCGTCGAATACTATGACGAGAAAAAAGGGGAGTTTCCTTTTTATCGCGCCGGGGATTCCATTCCTTTTACGGTAAGGCCGGTTCAAAATAGAACTCCCGCTTTTCCTTCGGTGGGACTTCCTCATTCTAAAAAAGATATCTTTCTTAAAATTCAATCCACTTCGCGGATTCAGATCGCCTTTCGGTATTATGGAGCTCTTGGATATTATAAAAAAGTAATTTATGAACAGCTTCTGTTCGGTCTTTTTTTCGGTTCCATGCTGATTCTTGTTTTTTATAATCTTCTACTTTTTGTTTATACCAAGGAGAAAAATTATTTTTTCTTTTCGATTTATATATTAGGTTTTTCTTTTTTTCAGTTTGTTTTGGAAGGTTTCGGATTTCAGGTTCTCTGGCCGAATGCGGTTGTTTGGACTCGGCAGAGTATTCCATTCTTCTTTTTGATTTGTCTTTCTTTAATGTGTTTGTTTGTAAACGTATATCTGAATCTAAAAAATCGTTCTCAAAGTTCGTATCGTTTTTTTAAAACGTCTCAGATTCTATTTTTAATCCTTGCCTTTGTTTCTCTTTGGATCCCGACGAGATTCAGTATTTTTTTCGGTTTGGTTTTGTCTTGTGTCTGCGTGATTCTTCTTTTTATCAACGGAGTACGAAGCATCTTTTGGAATCAAGGAAGCGCCTTTTATTTTCTTCTGGCTTGGGGAATTTTGGGAGGAGGGGCGATTCTTTCCTTGCTCTTGCAGAACGGATGGATTCCGACCTGGAGCTTTCGATTTTGGATCTTAGAATTGGTTTCGATCTTTCATGTCGTCTTAATGGGGCTCGGGCTCGCGGACCGAGTGAAGGTTTTATCCAGAGTTTTGTCTTCTAAGATCGACGAACTCGAATCCACAAAACTCGTCGCGGAACATTCCGAAAAAAGATTTCGAAACCTCTTCGAAGAATCCGAAGAGTTCCTGTTCACGATGGACACGGACGGAAAAATCAGAAACGCCAATAAATCCTTAGGACGTCTTTTGGGTTTTGATCCGGAAGAAGTGATCGGTTGGGATTTTTTGGATTTAATTTATGTTCAGAATGGGGTCGAGACTTCGTTTCCGAAAATTCTCGCGCAAGAGAAGATCGACGAACTCTTACGAAAAGGAAAGAGTTCGGAATTCGCAGTAGAATTTAGACAAAAATACGTTTTGGAACCGAGACAGATTCGCGTTCGTCTTCAGCTTCTCGATCTTGGGGAGAAAAAAGGAATATTAGGAAAGGCTTATGAATTAAACGAGGATATTCTCGCCAAATTTATCGTAAGCGAATCCATGCACTTTACGTTAAATAATTATCTGAGAAACGCGGATCTTTTGAGTCGTCTTTTGACCGTGAATCTTTCCTCTTTTGTGGGGACGGAGATCGTGATCGCGATTCGAACTTGTATTCGTGAGATCATCATCAATTCGATCGAACACGGAAATCTTGCGATCAGTTTTGACGAAAAAACCGAAGCCCTCTCAAAAGGGCGGTATTTGGAATTTATTCAGGAACGTCAGAAGGAGCCCTTTTATAACTATCGAACCGTCAAGGTCTCTTATTCTTTGAATGCGAGAAGAATCGGTTTTCTAATCACGGACGAGGGCGAAGGTTTCGATTATAAGAAAATTCTAAATTTGGATATTGAGAAGTTAAACGAAACAAGTCTGACTCACGGTCGGGGGATCGTGATGACTCGGAGAGTTTTTGACATCGTTAAGTTTAACGAAAAAGGAAACAAGGTTCTCCTAATCAAATATCTCAAAAAACCCCTTCGTTATAAGAGGGAAAGGACTTCTTTTGACGTTTGA
- a CDS encoding TetR/AcrR family transcriptional regulator — MAQNLEKQSNPYDRLMTSALDLFYQRGYSGTSTNQLIADSGTHKASFYRYFQSKEEIALEYLKLQGENFENGLQRMMERAPSWKEFIHTWSGVLLKQVKSGKFIGCPVARFINSVEEKNEEFEIVADKIIEGWIRSFELYFESEKKKGNLDPSLNSLAAAKKILKLFQGSSQLFRITGKNEYFQEFKAEMVEILSRGRSVQ, encoded by the coding sequence ATGGCTCAGAATTTAGAAAAACAGAGTAATCCCTACGATCGGCTGATGACCTCCGCCTTGGATCTATTTTATCAGAGGGGTTATTCGGGAACTTCCACAAATCAGCTGATTGCAGATTCCGGAACTCATAAAGCCAGCTTTTATCGTTATTTTCAATCCAAAGAAGAGATCGCTCTGGAATATCTCAAACTTCAAGGGGAGAATTTCGAGAACGGTCTTCAGAGAATGATGGAACGCGCGCCTTCTTGGAAAGAATTTATCCACACTTGGAGCGGAGTTCTTTTGAAACAAGTGAAGAGTGGAAAGTTTATCGGCTGTCCCGTCGCGCGTTTTATCAATAGCGTAGAAGAGAAAAATGAAGAATTTGAAATTGTCGCCGATAAAATCATAGAAGGTTGGATTCGGAGCTTTGAATTGTATTTTGAATCCGAAAAGAAAAAGGGAAATCTGGATCCGTCTCTAAATTCTCTCGCAGCCGCAAAAAAAATTCTCAAACTCTTTCAAGGAAGTTCGCAACTCTTTCGAATCACAGGGAAGAACGAATACTTCCAAGAATTCAAAGCGGAGATGGTGGAAATACTGTCTCGCGGCCGTTCTGTCCAATAA